From Plasmodium coatneyi strain Hackeri chromosome 7, complete sequence:
CCGTTGCGGCGCTGCTGCTGCTACAATGGCGAGCGTATCACTTCGGAAAAGGCTACTTCCTATACATTTTGTGCGTTCCCCCTCTCTGAAGTGCTTTCCTAACGGCTTGCCACCCCCAGGAGGGAGGCGCCAGGCGTTATGTGCCCTTTGACGGTTTACATGCTCTTAACAGTAGGATCTCATCGTTCCGCACGAGCTCCATGGGAACGTTCCGAATGGGACAAACTTTTTTCTGCACCAAGTGAATGTACCAACTAGGGGGGGCAAACTCAACCTCGGTGGCTAGGACAACGGACGAGGCGCGCCTCCCGCACAGTTCTCACGCGCATCTCCACCTTGGCTTGGTTTGCACTTTTCCTGTGGGAACTtcccaaaagggaaagaaaaaaaaaagaagcaaagtTGGCAAATTCGCCAAACAATCGAATGAAAAAGTAATGTTATTTTTACACCCAGGGAAATAACCTCCCCTGCCAAGGCCGCCCCCGTTAGCGCTCACATGTTCACCtccgagaaaaaaaaaaaaaaaaaaaaaaaacatttcttttttttcttgcgtaACCTCCCCACGCAGGTTAATGGCGCACTGCATACAGGGATACGTTTCTCACAAAAATCAATTCCCTCCGTGTGGCCACTTCGCAACTTACGCGCATATCCCGCGTTAGGATAACATTTTCCCTATAAGGGATAAAGCGGCCTTTATCGTTTTATCCAAATAATTTTACATCCCCTCCGCATATGCTGTTTTTTTAGCACGCCGCGCAGGGCAGcgctttttctcctcaccGTTTAGTGTGGGCACGCTCACCGCATCATCCAAGCATCCACTTTGGCTTGTtgtttttctgcttcctctTCGACttgtttttctgttttctttttttcccccttgggaCGTTTAACAAAACCAATTGACGCGAAAATGGCACTGGTAAGCTTCGCAACGGGAGAGGAGTAACGATCACGCCGTGGAGCAAAACATACCCACGGGGATGAGTGTTCAAGGCGtggttataaaaatgatcgTATTCCTCTCCACCAGTGTGATGAATGCTACCCCATCCTGATGAATGTATATCCTCattccaatttattttcccccctcagGACGACAACGAAGCGCAGAAGCAAATCCAGCAGATGGTGAACTTCATCCTGAACGAGGCCAAGGACAAGGCACACGAAATAGAAGCGAAAGCGCTGGAAGATTTCAACATAGAGAAGCTACGCATtgttcaaaaaatgaaggaaaaaatacgacTGGAGTTTCAGAAAAAGTCCAAACAGATGGAAATTAAGAGATCGATAAGCAGATCCTCCGCCATCAATAAAGctcgtttaaaaaaaatgtgtgcgaAAGACCAAGTGtttaaggaaatatataaaataagcaGCGAACGACTTGGAGAATTGTACAAGGATAAAGACAAGTACAGGAACTTGATCATCGACCTCATTGTCCAGTCGCTCTTCTACATGCAGGAACCTCATGTCATTGTCCGATGCAGGAATGTAGATAAGTCCATCGTGGAAAACTGCCTCAATGATGCTGTGCAAAAATACAACGATAAGTTGAAGAAGCAGTTTAACGTTACAAAGAGCGTTAAAATTGAAGTTGACAAAACTGGGAACTATTTACCTCCCCCTCCAACCAGTGATAATGAGGGAAACTCCTGCCTCGGAGGAATAATCCTCACCACGC
This genomic window contains:
- a CDS encoding Vacuolar ATp synthase subunit E, with amino-acid sequence MALDDNEAQKQIQQMVNFILNEAKDKAHEIEAKALEDFNIEKLRIVQKMKEKIRLEFQKKSKQMEIKRSISRSSAINKARLKKMCAKDQVFKEIYKISSERLGELYKDKDKYRNLIIDLIVQSLFYMQEPHVIVRCRNVDKSIVENCLNDAVQKYNDKLKKQFNVTKSVKIEVDKTGNYLPPPPTSDNEGNSCLGGIILTTPNRKINCDNTLDVRLKLAIEYCTPEIKRMFFETT